One window of the Streptomyces asoensis genome contains the following:
- the gyrB gene encoding DNA topoisomerase (ATP-hydrolyzing) subunit B yields the protein MLCQKGRFVADSGNPNENIPSTDAGASGGAAASTSEVTTSYDASAITVLEGLDAVRKRPGMYIGSTGERGLHHLVYEVVDNSVDEALAGHADTIDVTILADGGVRVIDNGRGIPVGIVASEGKPALEVVLTVLHAGGKFGGGGYAVSGGLHGVGVSVVNALSSKVAVEVKTDGHRHTQDYKMGVPTAPLVKHEATNETGTSVTFWADADIFETTEYSFETLSRRFQEMAFLNKGLTIKLTDERESAKATAGADEAGADEKDEVKTVTYHYEGGIVDFVKYLNSRKGDVVHPTVIDLEAEDKEKSLSLEVAMQWNSGYSEGVYSFANIIHTHEGGTHEEGFRSALTNLVNKYARDKKLLREKDDNLTGDDIREGLTAIISVKLSEPQFEGQTKTKLGNTEAKTFVQKAVYEHLNDWLDRNPVEAADIVRKGIQAATARVAARKARDLTRRKGLLESASLPGKLSDCQSNDPIKCEIFIVEGDSAGGSAKSGRNPQYQAILPIRGKILNVEKARIDKILQNQEIQALISAFGTGVHEDFDISKLRYHKIILMADADVDGQHINTLLLTFLFRFMRPLVEAGHVFLSRPPLYKIKWGREDIEYAYSDRERDALLEMGRQRGKRVREDSIQRFKGLGEMNAEELRITTMDQEHRVLGQVTLDDAAQADDLFSVLMGEDVEARRAFIQRNAKDVRFLDI from the coding sequence GTGCTGTGCCAGAAAGGGCGCTTCGTGGCCGATTCCGGCAACCCCAACGAGAACATCCCGTCCACCGACGCCGGCGCGAGCGGCGGGGCAGCCGCCTCGACCAGCGAGGTCACCACCTCGTACGACGCCAGCGCCATTACCGTCCTCGAGGGTCTGGACGCGGTCCGTAAGCGACCCGGTATGTACATCGGCTCGACCGGCGAGCGCGGTCTGCACCACCTCGTGTACGAGGTCGTCGACAACTCGGTCGACGAGGCGCTGGCGGGCCACGCGGACACCATCGACGTGACGATCCTGGCCGACGGCGGTGTCCGTGTCATCGACAACGGCCGCGGTATCCCGGTGGGCATCGTGGCGTCCGAGGGCAAGCCGGCCCTCGAGGTCGTGCTGACCGTGCTGCACGCGGGCGGCAAGTTCGGCGGCGGCGGCTACGCGGTCTCCGGTGGTCTGCACGGCGTCGGCGTCTCGGTCGTGAACGCCCTGTCGAGCAAGGTCGCGGTCGAGGTCAAGACCGACGGCCACCGCCACACGCAGGACTACAAGATGGGCGTTCCGACGGCCCCGCTCGTCAAGCACGAGGCCACGAACGAGACGGGCACCTCGGTCACCTTCTGGGCCGACGCCGACATCTTCGAGACCACGGAGTACTCCTTCGAGACGCTCTCGCGGCGCTTCCAGGAGATGGCGTTCCTCAACAAGGGTCTGACCATCAAGCTCACCGACGAGCGCGAGTCGGCGAAGGCCACCGCCGGGGCGGACGAGGCGGGTGCGGACGAGAAGGACGAGGTCAAGACCGTCACGTACCACTACGAGGGCGGCATCGTCGACTTCGTGAAGTACCTCAACTCCCGCAAGGGCGACGTGGTGCACCCGACGGTGATCGACCTCGAGGCGGAGGACAAGGAGAAGAGCCTCTCCCTCGAAGTCGCCATGCAGTGGAACAGCGGTTACAGCGAGGGTGTGTACTCCTTCGCCAACATCATCCACACGCATGAGGGCGGCACGCACGAGGAGGGCTTCCGCTCGGCGCTGACGAACCTGGTCAACAAGTACGCGCGGGACAAGAAGCTGCTGCGCGAGAAGGACGACAACCTCACGGGTGACGACATCCGCGAGGGTCTGACGGCGATCATCTCCGTCAAGCTGAGCGAGCCTCAGTTCGAGGGCCAGACGAAGACCAAGCTGGGCAACACGGAGGCGAAGACCTTCGTCCAGAAGGCGGTCTACGAGCACCTCAACGACTGGCTGGACCGCAACCCGGTGGAGGCGGCGGACATCGTCCGCAAGGGCATCCAGGCGGCCACCGCGCGCGTGGCGGCCCGCAAGGCCCGCGACCTGACCCGCCGCAAGGGTCTGCTGGAGTCGGCGTCCCTGCCGGGCAAGCTCTCCGACTGCCAGTCGAACGACCCCATCAAGTGCGAGATCTTCATCGTCGAGGGTGACTCCGCCGGCGGCTCGGCCAAGTCCGGCCGCAACCCGCAGTACCAGGCGATCCTCCCGATCCGAGGCAAGATCCTCAACGTCGAGAAGGCGCGGATCGACAAGATCCTCCAGAACCAGGAGATCCAGGCGCTGATCTCCGCCTTCGGCACCGGTGTGCACGAGGACTTCGACATCTCGAAGCTCCGCTATCACAAGATCATCCTGATGGCGGACGCCGACGTCGACGGCCAGCACATCAACACCCTGCTGCTGACCTTCCTGTTCCGCTTCATGCGGCCGCTGGTCGAGGCCGGGCACGTGTTCCTCTCCCGTCCCCCGCTCTACAAGATCAAGTGGGGCCGGGAGGACATCGAGTACGCGTACTCCGACCGGGAGCGCGACGCGCTGCTCGAGATGGGCCGCCAGCGCGGCAAGCGCGTGCGCGAGGACTCGATCCAGCGCTTCAAGGGCCTCGGTGAGATGAACGCCGAGGAACTGCGCATCACGACCATGGACCAGGAGCACCGCGTCCTCGGCCAGGTCACCCTCGACGACGCCGCCCAGGCCGACGACCTGTTCTCGGTCCTGATGGGCGAGGACGTCGAAGCGCGCCGCGCCTTCATCCAGCGCAACGCCAAGGACGTCCGTTTCCTCGACATCTGA
- a CDS encoding DUF721 domain-containing protein gives MTADEPAKRVPEPSGVDLARVALRAAREQARARGDAAQQKKQARRGGGLRSGARADGRDPMALGAAINRLLNERGWEAPAAVGGVMGRWPQIVGEDVAKHCVPEKYDEEERALIVRCDSTAWATNLRLLAPTLVARLNEDLGHGTVRQIKVLGPNGPARRYGPLRAPGSTGPGDTYG, from the coding sequence GTGACCGCGGACGAGCCTGCGAAGCGGGTCCCCGAGCCGTCCGGCGTCGACCTCGCGCGGGTGGCGCTCAGGGCGGCCCGCGAGCAGGCACGCGCGCGTGGGGACGCGGCTCAGCAGAAGAAGCAGGCGCGGCGCGGCGGCGGCCTGCGCTCCGGCGCGCGCGCGGACGGCCGCGACCCCATGGCGCTGGGCGCGGCGATCAACCGGCTGCTCAACGAGCGCGGGTGGGAGGCGCCGGCGGCGGTGGGCGGTGTGATGGGCCGGTGGCCGCAGATCGTCGGCGAGGACGTGGCCAAGCACTGCGTGCCGGAGAAGTACGACGAGGAAGAGCGGGCGCTGATCGTGCGCTGCGACTCCACGGCCTGGGCGACGAACCTGCGGCTGCTCGCGCCGACGCTCGTCGCACGCCTCAACGAGGATCTGGGCCACGGGACGGTGCGGCAGATCAAGGTGCTCGGTCCCAACGGCCCCGCACGCCGCTACGGCCCCCTCAGGGCCCCTGGGAGCACCGGTCCCGGCGATACCTACGGGTGA